One Caldanaerobius fijiensis DSM 17918 genomic window carries:
- a CDS encoding extracellular solute-binding protein, whose translation MRKIGLIILIIAFAFNSVFTQAVKADTSDTGVPLREKNLKNNDMPKVDYDVKVANLPFYEQVLKGYQKGSYKDTDGIDIVLRPDEAKSSNGGSLPIKNDIGGNAKPALVWDDSVKWFEWTFDVPEDGLYQLYMRYYPLKGKRSPIVRKLIVDGVVPFQEALNVSFERLWVDKGKPVRDSNGDDIRPLQEEKTMWNYEGFSDSKGFYPEPFRLYFSKGKHTIRLEYVSEPVAIDSIEVKSPENIPSYDEVLNQYKAMGYKEVKDAEVKFQAEFPVLKSDPTIRAESNSDPSVEPAANGDFILNVFGDWNWRRGNQWAEWKFNVPQDGLYKISFKVGQWWGDGLPSYRQVAIDGKVPFKELEEYPFKYQRDWRMETLSDKNGKPYLFYLTKGEHTLRLTDKVGPMSEVVNAMSDLALRLSKMIREIIMVTGARPDPNFEYELDKKVPGLMDEFKDMSKDIEAQMKYITNISGQRPSVYYSFKSIKKSIDEMIRNPDLISRRLNDLNNAQTSFGQWMLDLQNEPLVIDYFIVSSPDKSIPTGRSNFLQKVGATWYNFLKSFYKDYNSVGSSTTTGKKTIKVWVAMGREWAEILRDMADNEFTPKTGIKVQINTFPAGQLNAGAVNVILLAINSGKAPDVAIGVDSQSPVEFAIRGATADLSKFPDFKDVAKWFVNGAFIPFEYRGGIYAIPCTQDFNVLFYRKDILSELKLGIPQTWDDIYSELPILQQHGMEFYYPPVLDPFLFQYGGDYYTEDYMRSALDTSEAYMAFKEWTELYTNFKIPMAANFFNRFRTGEMPLGVGGYNEYVMFTVAAPELTGRWGIAPFPGHRMPDATINRRTGSFGTTNIILQQSKNKREAWEFLKWWMSEDVQSRFGENVEAIVGVGARWNSANVAAFKSMPWKQEDLNVILEQWKQFKVQPVVLGGYFTGRYVGFAWNNVVLGGMKIRDALEDAVKQINKEMKAKQEEFSVKP comes from the coding sequence GTGAGAAAGATAGGTTTGATCATACTTATAATTGCTTTTGCTTTTAATTCGGTATTTACACAAGCCGTTAAGGCTGATACATCTGATACTGGTGTTCCACTTAGAGAAAAGAATCTGAAAAACAATGATATGCCAAAGGTTGACTACGATGTCAAAGTGGCTAATCTTCCATTTTATGAGCAGGTGTTAAAAGGTTATCAAAAGGGCAGTTATAAGGATACCGATGGTATAGATATAGTTTTAAGACCCGATGAGGCTAAATCTTCTAATGGAGGATCGCTACCTATAAAAAACGACATAGGCGGTAATGCAAAACCAGCTCTTGTATGGGACGATTCTGTTAAGTGGTTTGAATGGACTTTTGATGTGCCTGAAGATGGTTTGTATCAATTATACATGCGCTATTATCCATTAAAAGGCAAGAGAAGCCCTATTGTGAGAAAATTGATCGTCGATGGTGTTGTACCTTTTCAAGAGGCATTAAATGTTTCTTTTGAAAGGCTTTGGGTTGATAAAGGAAAACCTGTGAGGGATAGCAACGGCGATGATATAAGGCCATTACAGGAAGAAAAAACCATGTGGAATTACGAAGGTTTTAGCGACTCTAAAGGATTTTATCCCGAGCCATTCAGGTTGTATTTTTCTAAAGGTAAACACACCATAAGGCTTGAATATGTGAGTGAACCCGTTGCCATAGATAGCATTGAGGTAAAGTCACCCGAGAATATTCCTTCATATGATGAAGTTTTAAATCAATATAAAGCTATGGGATATAAAGAGGTGAAGGATGCAGAGGTAAAGTTCCAGGCGGAGTTTCCGGTTTTAAAATCTGATCCGACCATAAGAGCTGAGAGCAACAGTGATCCTTCTGTGGAACCGGCAGCTAATGGTGATTTTATATTGAACGTATTTGGCGATTGGAACTGGCGCCGTGGCAATCAATGGGCGGAATGGAAATTTAATGTACCACAAGATGGTCTCTACAAAATATCTTTCAAGGTAGGCCAATGGTGGGGAGATGGTTTACCATCTTATAGGCAGGTTGCCATTGATGGCAAAGTGCCATTTAAGGAGCTGGAGGAGTATCCTTTTAAATACCAGAGGGATTGGCGCATGGAAACATTGTCGGATAAAAATGGGAAACCGTATTTGTTTTACCTTACCAAGGGTGAACATACTTTAAGGTTGACAGATAAAGTGGGTCCCATGAGTGAAGTGGTGAATGCCATGTCGGATCTGGCTTTGAGGCTTTCAAAAATGATAAGAGAGATCATAATGGTTACAGGAGCCAGGCCTGATCCTAATTTTGAGTATGAGCTGGATAAAAAGGTACCGGGCCTTATGGATGAATTCAAGGATATGTCTAAGGATATAGAGGCGCAGATGAAATATATAACAAATATATCTGGCCAGAGGCCCAGTGTATACTATAGTTTTAAGTCAATTAAGAAGAGCATTGATGAGATGATAAGGAATCCTGACCTCATATCCCGAAGGCTAAATGATTTAAATAATGCCCAGACCAGTTTTGGTCAGTGGATGCTGGATCTGCAAAATGAACCATTGGTGATTGACTATTTTATAGTGTCATCGCCGGATAAAAGTATTCCGACGGGCAGATCTAACTTTTTGCAGAAGGTTGGGGCTACATGGTACAATTTTTTGAAGTCATTTTACAAAGATTATAATAGCGTCGGAAGCAGTACTACAACGGGCAAAAAAACTATAAAGGTATGGGTCGCCATGGGACGTGAATGGGCAGAGATATTGAGAGATATGGCTGATAACGAATTTACTCCTAAGACCGGGATAAAGGTCCAGATAAATACATTCCCAGCAGGCCAGTTAAATGCCGGCGCCGTAAACGTCATACTCCTTGCTATAAATTCAGGCAAGGCTCCTGATGTGGCCATAGGTGTTGATTCACAGTCACCGGTGGAGTTTGCCATCAGGGGTGCGACGGCAGATTTGAGCAAATTTCCGGATTTTAAGGATGTAGCCAAGTGGTTTGTAAACGGCGCCTTTATTCCCTTTGAATACAGGGGTGGAATTTATGCCATTCCATGTACTCAGGATTTTAACGTATTGTTTTATAGAAAAGATATATTAAGTGAATTAAAGCTGGGAATACCTCAAACGTGGGATGACATATACTCAGAGTTGCCCATTTTGCAGCAGCATGGGATGGAATTCTATTATCCACCTGTACTGGATCCGTTTTTATTCCAGTATGGTGGTGATTACTACACTGAAGATTACATGAGATCGGCTCTTGATACATCTGAAGCTTATATGGCGTTTAAAGAATGGACAGAGCTATATACCAACTTTAAGATACCTATGGCTGCCAATTTCTTTAACAGGTTCAGAACCGGTGAGATGCCGTTGGGAGTTGGAGGTTACAACGAATACGTGATGTTTACTGTTGCAGCACCGGAGCTTACAGGCCGATGGGGAATTGCGCCATTTCCGGGGCACAGGATGCCTGATGCAACCATAAACAGGAGGACAGGTAGTTTTGGTACCACCAACATAATACTCCAGCAGTCTAAAAATAAACGGGAAGCGTGGGAATTTTTGAAGTGGTGGATGAGTGAAGATGTACAGTCAAGATTTGGAGAAAATGTTGAAGCAATTGTAGGCGTTGGCGCCAGATGGAACAGTGCGAATGTAGCAGCTTTTAAGAGCATGCCGTGGAAACAGGAAGATTTAAATGTAATATTAGAACAATGGAAACA